In Arachis hypogaea cultivar Tifrunner chromosome 2, arahy.Tifrunner.gnm2.J5K5, whole genome shotgun sequence, a genomic segment contains:
- the LOC112732585 gene encoding putative disease resistance RPP13-like protein 1 isoform X1, translating to MAGALVGGALLSGFINVVFDRFITTDAVNLLLGKMLGPDLVERLKISLLAAEALVGDAEFKQLDNPSVREWLNSLRDAVYVADDLLDAVLTKAATQKEVCCFWPISFLDWDRKIVDKMEGVVRRIEFLVKQKDFLGLEKSSYRDFLSWRIPSTSLVEGNILGREKDQQEIIKILNDNREHQLSVIPIVGIGGVGKTTLAQWLYNNEKLMEGFQVKEWVCVSEDFNVVQVTKNIIGQTARNVEDFNSLQLELKEKLSQKKFFIVLDDVWSDDDDVWKKFRTPFQYGVKGSTILVTTRVKEVASVVQTCPPYILSELSEDCCWSVFANNVCFPESNGHPKLEEIGRKIVKKCKGLPLAAETLGSLLRTKHDVKEWEAVLISDIWEFSVKNSKIIPALLISYFHLPAHLKRCFVYCSLYPKDHRFRKDELMLLWMAEDLLRPPNRGESLLEVGSKCFDELASRLFFKRHDHYASESFVMHDLLHDLALFLAGDFFGRFEDLGNAVNVCTRTRHLSCESSNLVSKNFNSISKVESLRTFLSIDVFSKSDNIDDVTCTPVLKLKYLRVLSLPWFKGLNVLPESIGELTYLRYLDLSRTCIRTLPESLCDLYNLQTLKLECCSSLTMLPNGMHKLVNLQHLDIWGTHLKEMPRGMSKLQHLHTLSYFIVGKHKDNGIQELELLNLHGFFRIQKLENVVDLKEARSARIIDKKHIDNLRLEWSSGDYTVSRTQTERDILDSLQPHHGLEVLQIKGYKGTIFPNWMGHCSYQNMTRVSLESCKNCCMLPSLGQLPSLKSLCIQDFHQLRSIGMEFYKNEGGHHSSLLALFPSLEILEFNNMPCWEVWHLPDSETFPRLTKLQTRDCPVLKGDMLDRVFLRIISSLWDVSKVRRLNIRTGYEGESEMSLSEDMVSIKGCESMLKFVLQAMSVNHLSCLKDIYISGWSLDVLFRDNCVLKSLQTLSIWGCSKLKFPQQQHKYSLVELYIEGNCDSLTSLSLDDFPNLKTLSISECENLESVSLSEPSHAALQRLTIFRCCNFVSFTGKGLAAPNLTHLEVSFCTKLKALPRDMNTLLPSL from the coding sequence ATGGCTGGTGCACTTGTTGGGGGAGCTTTGCTCTCTGGCTTCATTAACGTTGTCTTTGACAGGTTCATTACAACGGATGCGGTCAACCTGCTCTTGGGCAAGATGCTTGGCCCTGACTTGGTTGAAAGGCTGAAGATTTCTCTGCTTGCTGCTGAAGCTCTGGTTGGTGATGCTGAGTTCAAGCAATTGGACAATCCTTCTGTGAGGGAGTGGCTTAACAGTCTGAGGGATGCTGTTTATGTGGCTGATGACTTGCTGGACGCTGTCCTCACCAAAGCCGCCACTCAAAAGGAGGTATGTTGTTTCTGGCCTATTAGCTTCCTCGACTGGGATAGGAAGATTGTAGATAAGATGGAAGGGGTGGTTAGGAGAATAGAATTTCTTGTAAAACAAAAAGATTTCCTTGGTCTTGAAAAGAGTTCCTATAGGGACTTTTTGTCATGGAGAATTCCATCCACATCTCTGGTGGAAGGTAATATCCTTGGCAGGGAAAAGGACCAACAGGAAATCATCAAGATATTAAATGATAACAGAGAACATCAGTTGTCTGTGATTCCCATTGTGGGCATAGGTGGGGTTGGCAAAACAACTTTAGCACAATGGCTGTACAATAATGAAAAGTTGATGGAGGGTTTTCAAGTCAAAGAATGGGTTTGTGTCTCTGAAGACTTTAATGTTGTTCAGGTTACAAAGAATATTATAGGTCAAACTGCTCGTAATGTAGAGGATTTCAATTCACTTCAACTTGAACTGAAGGAAAAATTGTCGCAAAAGAAGTTCTTTATTGTGTTAGACGATGTTTGGAGTGACGATGATGATGTCTGGAAGAAATTTAGAACCCCCTTTCAATATGGGGTAAAGGGAAGTACAATTCTTGTAACAACTCGTGTCAAAGAGGTTGCCTCTGTAGTCCAAACTTGTCCCCCTTACATTCTCAGTGAGTTGtctgaggattgttgttggtcaGTGTTCGCAAACAATGTTTGTTTTCCAGAATCAAATGGGCATCCAAAACTAGAAGAAATCGGTAGAAAGATAGTCAAGAAGTGTAAGGGGTTGCCATTAGCTGCAGAGACACTTGGAAGCTTGTTGCGAACAAAACATGATGTTAAGGAATGGGAAGCTGTATTAATAAGTGATATTTGGGAATTTTCTGTGAAAAACAGTAAAATTATTCCAGCATTATTAATCAGTTACTTTCATCTTCCCGCACATTTAAAACGTTGTTTTGTTTATTGTTCATTGTATCCCAAAGATCATCGTTTTCGTAAAGATGAACTAATGTTGCTATGGATGGCCGAAGATCTTTTAAGGCCACCAAATAGAGGAGAGAGTTTATTAGAAGTTGGTAGCAAGTGTTTTGATGAACTAGCTTCTAGGTTGTTTTTCAAAAGACATGATCACTATGCTTCTGAGAGCTTTGTGATGCATGACCTTTTACATGATTTAGCATTGTTCCTTGCTGGAGACTTCTTTGGTAGATTTGAAGATCTTGGTAATGCAGTGAATGTGTGTACTCGAACTCGTCATTTGTCTTGTGAAAGTTCGAATCTagtctcaaaaaattttaattccatCAGTAAAGTTGAATCTTTGAGGACATTTTTGTCAATTGATGTCTTTTCAAAGTCAGATAACATTGATGATGTAACATGTACTCCAGTATTGAAGCTCAAATATTTGAGAGTTTTGTCACTTCCATGGTTCAAAGGACTTAATGTATTGCCTGAATCAATAGGTGAATTAACCTATTTGCGTTACTTGGATCTCTCTAGGACATGTATTAGGACACTGCCAGAATCATTGTGTGACTTGTACAATCTACAAACATTGAAGCTGGAATGTTGTTCTAGTTTGACTATGTTACCCAATGGCATGCATAAACTTGTGAATTTGCAACATCTCGATATTTGGGGTACTCATTTGAAAGAAATGCCAAGAGGAATGAGCAAATTGCAACACCTGCACACATTAAGCTACTTTATCGTGGGCAAGCATAAAGATAACGGAATCCAGGAATTAGAGCTATTAAATCTTCATGGATTCTTTCGGATTCAAAAATTGGAGAATGTCGTTGATCTGAAAGAAGCAAGGAGTGCAAGGATAATAGATAAGAAGCACATTGACAACTTACGTTTGGAATGGTCTTCAGGTGATTATACGGTTTCAAGAACACAAACTGAAAGAGATATACTCGACAGCTTGCAACCGCACCATGGCTTGGAAGTGTTGCAAATCAAGGGATACAAGGGTACAATATTTCCGAATTGGATGGGGCATTGTTCTTACCAAAACATGACTCGTGTATCTCTGGAGTCTTGCAAGAATTGTTGCATGTTGCCTTCACTTGGACAGCTGCCATCTCTTAAGTCCCTCTGCATTCAAGATTTTCATCAGCTGAGGAGTATTGGCATGGAGTTTTACAAGAATGAAGGCGGTCATCATTCTTCGCTTCTTGCACTGTTTCCCTCATTGGAGATTTTGGAGTTCAATAACATGCCATGTTGGGAGGTGTGGCACTTACCTGACTCGGAAACTTTTCCTCGACTCACGAAGCTTCAGACAAGAGATTGTCCGGTGTTAAAGGGAGATATGCTTGACCGGGTATTCTTGAGAATCATTTCTTCTTTGTGGGATGTTTCAAAAGTTCGCAGACTAAATATACGTACGGGTTATGAAGGAGAGTCTGAGATGTCACTTAGTGAGGATATGGTATCAATTAAGGGATGTGAATCTATGCTGAAGTTTGTACTTCAGGCAATGAGTGTCAACCATCTAAGTTGCCTCAAAGATATCTATATCTCAGGTTGGTCGCTTGATGTACTCTTCCGGGACAATTGTGTACTCAAATCTTTGCAAACTCTGAGCATATGGGGATGCAGCAAGCTGAAATTCCCCCAGCAACAGCATAAATACAGTTTAGTAGAGCTATACATAGAAGGAAACTGTGATTCACTGACCTCATTGTCGTTGGATGACTTCCCCAATCTTAAGACTCTCTCTATATCAGAGTGCGAGAATCTGGAATCAGTTTCATTGTCAGAGCCATCACATGCTGCTCTTCAACGTCTCACCATCTTTAGATGCTGCAATTTTGTGTCATTCACAGGAAAAGGACTGGCTGCACCCAATTTGACTCATCTTGAGGTCAGCTTCTGCACCAAGTTGAAGGCATTGCCACGTGATATGAATACTCTTCTCCCAAGTTTATAG
- the LOC112732585 gene encoding putative disease resistance RPP13-like protein 1 isoform X4, protein MLGPDLVERLKISLLAAEALVGDAEFKQLDNPSVREWLNSLRDAVYVADDLLDAVLTKAATQKEVTKNIIGQTARNVEDFNSLQLELKEKLSQKKFFIVLDDVWSDDDDVWKKFRTPFQYGVKGSTILVTTRVKEVASVVQTCPPYILSELSEDCCWSVFANNVCFPESNGHPKLEEIGRKIVKKCKGLPLAAETLGSLLRTKHDVKEWEAVLISDIWEFSVKNSKIIPALLISYFHLPAHLKRCFVYCSLYPKDHRFRKDELMLLWMAEDLLRPPNRGESLLEVGSKCFDELASRLFFKRHDHYASESFVMHDLLHDLALFLAGDFFGRFEDLGNAVNVCTRTRHLSCESSNLVSKNFNSISKVESLRTFLSIDVFSKSDNIDDVTCTPVLKLKYLRVLSLPWFKGLNVLPESIGELTYLRYLDLSRTCIRTLPESLCDLYNLQTLKLECCSSLTMLPNGMHKLVNLQHLDIWGTHLKEMPRGMSKLQHLHTLSYFIVGKHKDNGIQELELLNLHGFFRIQKLENVVDLKEARSARIIDKKHIDNLRLEWSSGDYTVSRTQTERDILDSLQPHHGLEVLQIKGYKGTIFPNWMGHCSYQNMTRVSLESCKNCCMLPSLGQLPSLKSLCIQDFHQLRSIGMEFYKNEGGHHSSLLALFPSLEILEFNNMPCWEVWHLPDSETFPRLTKLQTRDCPVLKGDMLDRVFLRIISSLWDVSKVRRLNIRTGYEGESEMSLSEDMVSIKGCESMLKFVLQAMSVNHLSCLKDIYISGWSLDVLFRDNCVLKSLQTLSIWGCSKLKFPQQQHKYSLVELYIEGNCDSLTSLSLDDFPNLKTLSISECENLESVSLSEPSHAALQRLTIFRCCNFVSFTGKGLAAPNLTHLEVSFCTKLKALPRDMNTLLPSL, encoded by the exons ATGCTTGGCCCTGACTTGGTTGAAAGGCTGAAGATTTCTCTGCTTGCTGCTGAAGCTCTGGTTGGTGATGCTGAGTTCAAGCAATTGGACAATCCTTCTGTGAGGGAGTGGCTTAACAGTCTGAGGGATGCTGTTTATGTGGCTGATGACTTGCTGGACGCTGTCCTCACCAAAGCCGCCACTCAAAAGGAG GTTACAAAGAATATTATAGGTCAAACTGCTCGTAATGTAGAGGATTTCAATTCACTTCAACTTGAACTGAAGGAAAAATTGTCGCAAAAGAAGTTCTTTATTGTGTTAGACGATGTTTGGAGTGACGATGATGATGTCTGGAAGAAATTTAGAACCCCCTTTCAATATGGGGTAAAGGGAAGTACAATTCTTGTAACAACTCGTGTCAAAGAGGTTGCCTCTGTAGTCCAAACTTGTCCCCCTTACATTCTCAGTGAGTTGtctgaggattgttgttggtcaGTGTTCGCAAACAATGTTTGTTTTCCAGAATCAAATGGGCATCCAAAACTAGAAGAAATCGGTAGAAAGATAGTCAAGAAGTGTAAGGGGTTGCCATTAGCTGCAGAGACACTTGGAAGCTTGTTGCGAACAAAACATGATGTTAAGGAATGGGAAGCTGTATTAATAAGTGATATTTGGGAATTTTCTGTGAAAAACAGTAAAATTATTCCAGCATTATTAATCAGTTACTTTCATCTTCCCGCACATTTAAAACGTTGTTTTGTTTATTGTTCATTGTATCCCAAAGATCATCGTTTTCGTAAAGATGAACTAATGTTGCTATGGATGGCCGAAGATCTTTTAAGGCCACCAAATAGAGGAGAGAGTTTATTAGAAGTTGGTAGCAAGTGTTTTGATGAACTAGCTTCTAGGTTGTTTTTCAAAAGACATGATCACTATGCTTCTGAGAGCTTTGTGATGCATGACCTTTTACATGATTTAGCATTGTTCCTTGCTGGAGACTTCTTTGGTAGATTTGAAGATCTTGGTAATGCAGTGAATGTGTGTACTCGAACTCGTCATTTGTCTTGTGAAAGTTCGAATCTagtctcaaaaaattttaattccatCAGTAAAGTTGAATCTTTGAGGACATTTTTGTCAATTGATGTCTTTTCAAAGTCAGATAACATTGATGATGTAACATGTACTCCAGTATTGAAGCTCAAATATTTGAGAGTTTTGTCACTTCCATGGTTCAAAGGACTTAATGTATTGCCTGAATCAATAGGTGAATTAACCTATTTGCGTTACTTGGATCTCTCTAGGACATGTATTAGGACACTGCCAGAATCATTGTGTGACTTGTACAATCTACAAACATTGAAGCTGGAATGTTGTTCTAGTTTGACTATGTTACCCAATGGCATGCATAAACTTGTGAATTTGCAACATCTCGATATTTGGGGTACTCATTTGAAAGAAATGCCAAGAGGAATGAGCAAATTGCAACACCTGCACACATTAAGCTACTTTATCGTGGGCAAGCATAAAGATAACGGAATCCAGGAATTAGAGCTATTAAATCTTCATGGATTCTTTCGGATTCAAAAATTGGAGAATGTCGTTGATCTGAAAGAAGCAAGGAGTGCAAGGATAATAGATAAGAAGCACATTGACAACTTACGTTTGGAATGGTCTTCAGGTGATTATACGGTTTCAAGAACACAAACTGAAAGAGATATACTCGACAGCTTGCAACCGCACCATGGCTTGGAAGTGTTGCAAATCAAGGGATACAAGGGTACAATATTTCCGAATTGGATGGGGCATTGTTCTTACCAAAACATGACTCGTGTATCTCTGGAGTCTTGCAAGAATTGTTGCATGTTGCCTTCACTTGGACAGCTGCCATCTCTTAAGTCCCTCTGCATTCAAGATTTTCATCAGCTGAGGAGTATTGGCATGGAGTTTTACAAGAATGAAGGCGGTCATCATTCTTCGCTTCTTGCACTGTTTCCCTCATTGGAGATTTTGGAGTTCAATAACATGCCATGTTGGGAGGTGTGGCACTTACCTGACTCGGAAACTTTTCCTCGACTCACGAAGCTTCAGACAAGAGATTGTCCGGTGTTAAAGGGAGATATGCTTGACCGGGTATTCTTGAGAATCATTTCTTCTTTGTGGGATGTTTCAAAAGTTCGCAGACTAAATATACGTACGGGTTATGAAGGAGAGTCTGAGATGTCACTTAGTGAGGATATGGTATCAATTAAGGGATGTGAATCTATGCTGAAGTTTGTACTTCAGGCAATGAGTGTCAACCATCTAAGTTGCCTCAAAGATATCTATATCTCAGGTTGGTCGCTTGATGTACTCTTCCGGGACAATTGTGTACTCAAATCTTTGCAAACTCTGAGCATATGGGGATGCAGCAAGCTGAAATTCCCCCAGCAACAGCATAAATACAGTTTAGTAGAGCTATACATAGAAGGAAACTGTGATTCACTGACCTCATTGTCGTTGGATGACTTCCCCAATCTTAAGACTCTCTCTATATCAGAGTGCGAGAATCTGGAATCAGTTTCATTGTCAGAGCCATCACATGCTGCTCTTCAACGTCTCACCATCTTTAGATGCTGCAATTTTGTGTCATTCACAGGAAAAGGACTGGCTGCACCCAATTTGACTCATCTTGAGGTCAGCTTCTGCACCAAGTTGAAGGCATTGCCACGTGATATGAATACTCTTCTCCCAAGTTTATAG
- the LOC112732585 gene encoding putative disease resistance RPP13-like protein 1 isoform X3 has protein sequence MAGALVGGALLSGFINVVFDRFITTDAVNLLLGKMLGPDLVERLKISLLAAEALVGDAEFKQLDNPSVREWLNSLRDAVYVADDLLDAVLTKAATQKEVTKNIIGQTARNVEDFNSLQLELKEKLSQKKFFIVLDDVWSDDDDVWKKFRTPFQYGVKGSTILVTTRVKEVASVVQTCPPYILSELSEDCCWSVFANNVCFPESNGHPKLEEIGRKIVKKCKGLPLAAETLGSLLRTKHDVKEWEAVLISDIWEFSVKNSKIIPALLISYFHLPAHLKRCFVYCSLYPKDHRFRKDELMLLWMAEDLLRPPNRGESLLEVGSKCFDELASRLFFKRHDHYASESFVMHDLLHDLALFLAGDFFGRFEDLGNAVNVCTRTRHLSCESSNLVSKNFNSISKVESLRTFLSIDVFSKSDNIDDVTCTPVLKLKYLRVLSLPWFKGLNVLPESIGELTYLRYLDLSRTCIRTLPESLCDLYNLQTLKLECCSSLTMLPNGMHKLVNLQHLDIWGTHLKEMPRGMSKLQHLHTLSYFIVGKHKDNGIQELELLNLHGFFRIQKLENVVDLKEARSARIIDKKHIDNLRLEWSSGDYTVSRTQTERDILDSLQPHHGLEVLQIKGYKGTIFPNWMGHCSYQNMTRVSLESCKNCCMLPSLGQLPSLKSLCIQDFHQLRSIGMEFYKNEGGHHSSLLALFPSLEILEFNNMPCWEVWHLPDSETFPRLTKLQTRDCPVLKGDMLDRVFLRIISSLWDVSKVRRLNIRTGYEGESEMSLSEDMVSIKGCESMLKFVLQAMSVNHLSCLKDIYISGWSLDVLFRDNCVLKSLQTLSIWGCSKLKFPQQQHKYSLVELYIEGNCDSLTSLSLDDFPNLKTLSISECENLESVSLSEPSHAALQRLTIFRCCNFVSFTGKGLAAPNLTHLEVSFCTKLKALPRDMNTLLPSL, from the exons ATGGCTGGTGCACTTGTTGGGGGAGCTTTGCTCTCTGGCTTCATTAACGTTGTCTTTGACAGGTTCATTACAACGGATGCGGTCAACCTGCTCTTGGGCAAGATGCTTGGCCCTGACTTGGTTGAAAGGCTGAAGATTTCTCTGCTTGCTGCTGAAGCTCTGGTTGGTGATGCTGAGTTCAAGCAATTGGACAATCCTTCTGTGAGGGAGTGGCTTAACAGTCTGAGGGATGCTGTTTATGTGGCTGATGACTTGCTGGACGCTGTCCTCACCAAAGCCGCCACTCAAAAGGAG GTTACAAAGAATATTATAGGTCAAACTGCTCGTAATGTAGAGGATTTCAATTCACTTCAACTTGAACTGAAGGAAAAATTGTCGCAAAAGAAGTTCTTTATTGTGTTAGACGATGTTTGGAGTGACGATGATGATGTCTGGAAGAAATTTAGAACCCCCTTTCAATATGGGGTAAAGGGAAGTACAATTCTTGTAACAACTCGTGTCAAAGAGGTTGCCTCTGTAGTCCAAACTTGTCCCCCTTACATTCTCAGTGAGTTGtctgaggattgttgttggtcaGTGTTCGCAAACAATGTTTGTTTTCCAGAATCAAATGGGCATCCAAAACTAGAAGAAATCGGTAGAAAGATAGTCAAGAAGTGTAAGGGGTTGCCATTAGCTGCAGAGACACTTGGAAGCTTGTTGCGAACAAAACATGATGTTAAGGAATGGGAAGCTGTATTAATAAGTGATATTTGGGAATTTTCTGTGAAAAACAGTAAAATTATTCCAGCATTATTAATCAGTTACTTTCATCTTCCCGCACATTTAAAACGTTGTTTTGTTTATTGTTCATTGTATCCCAAAGATCATCGTTTTCGTAAAGATGAACTAATGTTGCTATGGATGGCCGAAGATCTTTTAAGGCCACCAAATAGAGGAGAGAGTTTATTAGAAGTTGGTAGCAAGTGTTTTGATGAACTAGCTTCTAGGTTGTTTTTCAAAAGACATGATCACTATGCTTCTGAGAGCTTTGTGATGCATGACCTTTTACATGATTTAGCATTGTTCCTTGCTGGAGACTTCTTTGGTAGATTTGAAGATCTTGGTAATGCAGTGAATGTGTGTACTCGAACTCGTCATTTGTCTTGTGAAAGTTCGAATCTagtctcaaaaaattttaattccatCAGTAAAGTTGAATCTTTGAGGACATTTTTGTCAATTGATGTCTTTTCAAAGTCAGATAACATTGATGATGTAACATGTACTCCAGTATTGAAGCTCAAATATTTGAGAGTTTTGTCACTTCCATGGTTCAAAGGACTTAATGTATTGCCTGAATCAATAGGTGAATTAACCTATTTGCGTTACTTGGATCTCTCTAGGACATGTATTAGGACACTGCCAGAATCATTGTGTGACTTGTACAATCTACAAACATTGAAGCTGGAATGTTGTTCTAGTTTGACTATGTTACCCAATGGCATGCATAAACTTGTGAATTTGCAACATCTCGATATTTGGGGTACTCATTTGAAAGAAATGCCAAGAGGAATGAGCAAATTGCAACACCTGCACACATTAAGCTACTTTATCGTGGGCAAGCATAAAGATAACGGAATCCAGGAATTAGAGCTATTAAATCTTCATGGATTCTTTCGGATTCAAAAATTGGAGAATGTCGTTGATCTGAAAGAAGCAAGGAGTGCAAGGATAATAGATAAGAAGCACATTGACAACTTACGTTTGGAATGGTCTTCAGGTGATTATACGGTTTCAAGAACACAAACTGAAAGAGATATACTCGACAGCTTGCAACCGCACCATGGCTTGGAAGTGTTGCAAATCAAGGGATACAAGGGTACAATATTTCCGAATTGGATGGGGCATTGTTCTTACCAAAACATGACTCGTGTATCTCTGGAGTCTTGCAAGAATTGTTGCATGTTGCCTTCACTTGGACAGCTGCCATCTCTTAAGTCCCTCTGCATTCAAGATTTTCATCAGCTGAGGAGTATTGGCATGGAGTTTTACAAGAATGAAGGCGGTCATCATTCTTCGCTTCTTGCACTGTTTCCCTCATTGGAGATTTTGGAGTTCAATAACATGCCATGTTGGGAGGTGTGGCACTTACCTGACTCGGAAACTTTTCCTCGACTCACGAAGCTTCAGACAAGAGATTGTCCGGTGTTAAAGGGAGATATGCTTGACCGGGTATTCTTGAGAATCATTTCTTCTTTGTGGGATGTTTCAAAAGTTCGCAGACTAAATATACGTACGGGTTATGAAGGAGAGTCTGAGATGTCACTTAGTGAGGATATGGTATCAATTAAGGGATGTGAATCTATGCTGAAGTTTGTACTTCAGGCAATGAGTGTCAACCATCTAAGTTGCCTCAAAGATATCTATATCTCAGGTTGGTCGCTTGATGTACTCTTCCGGGACAATTGTGTACTCAAATCTTTGCAAACTCTGAGCATATGGGGATGCAGCAAGCTGAAATTCCCCCAGCAACAGCATAAATACAGTTTAGTAGAGCTATACATAGAAGGAAACTGTGATTCACTGACCTCATTGTCGTTGGATGACTTCCCCAATCTTAAGACTCTCTCTATATCAGAGTGCGAGAATCTGGAATCAGTTTCATTGTCAGAGCCATCACATGCTGCTCTTCAACGTCTCACCATCTTTAGATGCTGCAATTTTGTGTCATTCACAGGAAAAGGACTGGCTGCACCCAATTTGACTCATCTTGAGGTCAGCTTCTGCACCAAGTTGAAGGCATTGCCACGTGATATGAATACTCTTCTCCCAAGTTTATAG